The Calliphora vicina chromosome 3, idCalVici1.1, whole genome shotgun sequence genome contains a region encoding:
- the LOC135956070 gene encoding protein scylla-like, whose protein sequence is MNMEVLSVQNQYPAHFALATDWKSQLTLSTPTNGGSLKSQPSYKFTNTPFKPHHHINHPHHHHQRKQQNLKTSNSVKYTSNSSNKLNCDTTITTTTTKTTTNTTSRTTTASKSSINAKSLQTQAVQELSLRLLDELRAAKSRHLACTEVSLPCDLTPRIALDILRLAREEANGLRDCTIYIEFEDEPNNSRRIATLDLNNQRSGNTGYEIYVTLSQDHRGWTALLPQFMKNLSRTITISPEFNITKHRPYSKSLC, encoded by the exons atgaaCATGGAGGTGTTATCCGTACAAAATCAATATCCAGCTCATTTCGCTCTAGCTACAG attGGAAGAGTCAACTCACATTATCCACACCCACAAACGGCGGTTCGTTAAAATCTCAGCCGtcgtataaatttacaaataccCCGTTTAAGCCACATCATCACATCAATCAtccacatcatcatcatcaacggAAACAACAAAATCTTAAAACATCTAACAGTGTTAAATACACCTCCAACTCCTCAAACAAATTAAACTGtgatacaacaataacaacaacaacaacaaaaactacaacaaacacAACATCAAGAACAACAACAGCGTCAAAATCGTCCATAAACGCCAAATCGCTACAAACTCAAGCTGTCCAAGAGTTGTCGCTGCGTTTATTGGATGAACTGCGTGCAGCCAAATCTAGACATTTGGCCTGTACCGAAGTATCGCTACCCTGTGATCTCACACCACGCATAGCGTTGGATATTTTACGTTTAGCCCGTGAAGAAGCCAATGGTTTGCGCGACTGCACCATCTATATCGAATTCGAGGATGAACCCAACAATTCCCGTCGCATTGCAACTCTCGACTTGAACAATCAACGCTCTGGCAATACTGGCTACGAAATCTATGTCACTCTTAGCCAGGATCATCGCGGCTGGACTGCGTTATTGCCACAATTTATGAAGAATTTATCGCGTACCATAACCATAAGTCCCGAGTTCAATATAACCAAACATAGGCCATACTCCAAGAGTTTGTGTTAA